Proteins encoded together in one Carya illinoinensis cultivar Pawnee chromosome 3, C.illinoinensisPawnee_v1, whole genome shotgun sequence window:
- the LOC122302408 gene encoding leucine-rich repeat receptor-like protein kinase TDR, whose protein sequence is MAMKLPFPPPFLLLSLITFSILSFRTSPAFSAVPTAMPLQLFSLLRLKSSLRDPLATFLDWDPTPAFSIHTNSQADPVWCSWSGVKCHPKTAQVTTLDLSCRNLSGSIPPEIRYLSRLIHLNLSRNDFEGPLPQSIFELSELKTLDINHNNFNSTFPPGISRLKFLRLFNAYSNSFTGPLPQDLVHLRYLKELNLGGSYFERSIPSSYGNFPRLKFLYLHGNLLSGPLPSQLGFLTQLEHMEIGYNEFEGGLPVEYSRLSNLKYLDISNANLSGTLAPEFGNLSMLEALLLFKNRISGVIPASLGNLKAIKALDLSDNRFSGTIPKELAALEGLTLMSLLKNNLSGEIPESIGELPNLETLLLWNNSLNGTIPQMLGSNAKLQKLDLSSNTLTGPIPPNLCLGNKLTNLILFSNRLVDQLPTTLTSCTTLYRFRVQNNQLNGSIPYGFGSLPNLSFVDLSANNFTGPIPHDIGNAVKLEQLNISQNQFDSFLPDNIWNATNLMIFSARSANLIGKIPDFIGCKSLYKIELQGNSLNGSIPWDIGHCERLLYFNLSHNSLTGIIPWEISTLPSITEVDLACNFLTGTIPSNFGNCTTLESFNVSYNLLTGPIPSFGTIFPSLHPSSFSGNEGLCGGILEKPCAADTWAAPVEEAKKQQPKRTAGAVVWIIALAFGIGLFVLAAGTRCFHTNYSRRFNNEREIGPWRLTAFQRLNFTADDVLECLSTTDKILGMGSTGTVYKAEMPGGEIIAVKKLWGKHKDNVRRSRGVLAEVDVLGNVRHRNIVRLLGCCSNRECTMLLYEYMPNGNLDDLLHSNNKGENLVADWVTRYKIALGVAQGICYLHHDCDPVIVHRDLKPSNILLDADMEARVADFGVAKLIQSDESMSVIAGSYGYIAPEYAYTLQVDEKSDIYSFGVVLMEILSGKRSVDAEFGDGNSVVDWVRSKLKTKDGINDVLDKNAGASCAPVREEMMQMLRIALLCTSRNPADRPSMRDVVLMLQEAKPKRKLLENLADGGGCDSVVISCGGGGGEIPLAQKPAVD, encoded by the exons ATGGCCATGAAACTTCCTTTTCctcctccttttcttcttctatctCTGATCACATTCTCGATCTTGTCGTTCCGAACCTCCCCAGCATTCTCTGCAGTTCCCACGGCTATGCCTCTCCAGCTCTTCTCTCTTCTTAGGCTCAAATCCTCTCTCAGAGACCCGCTCGCCACCTTCCTTGACTGGGACCCGACCCCGGCCTTCTCCATTCACACTAATTCCCAAGCCGACCCAGTTTGGTGTTCCTGGTCAGGCGTCAAATGCCACCCCAAAACCGCACAAGTCACCACCCTCGACCTCTCTTGTCGCAATCTCTCCGGCTCCATCCCGCCCGAAATCCGGTACTTGTCACGCTTAATCCACTTGAACCTGAGCCGAAATGACTTCGAAGGACCTCTTCCACAATCCATTTTCGAGTTATCGGAATTGAAGACCCTAGATATCAACCACAACAACTTCAACTCAACATTCCCACCTGGGATTTCCAGGCTAAAGTTCTTGCGCCTCTTCAACGCTTACAGCAACAGCTTTACCGGCCCACTTCCACAAGACCTCGTCCACCTTCGGTACCTGAAGGAGCTTAACCTCGGCGGAAGCTACTTCGAACGTAGTATCCCATCAAGCTATGGTAATTTCCCGAGGCTCAAGTTTCTCTACCTGCATGGGAACTTGTTAAGCGGTCCGCTACCGTCACAGTTAGGTTTCTTGACGCAGCTCGAGCACATGGAGATCGGTTACAACGAGTTCGAAGGCGGTTTACCCGTGGAATACTCTCGGTTGTCAAATCTTAAGTACTTGGACATTTCCAACGCCAATCTCTCTGGTACTCTTGCACCCGAGTTCGGAAACCTTTCGATGCTAGAGGCTTTGCTGCTCTTCAAGAACCGGATTTCCGGCGTAATCCCGGCTAGTTTGGGTAATTTGAAAGCAATCAAGGCTCTGGACTTGTCCGATAACCGGTTTTCGGGAACGATCCCTAAAGAACTGGCTGCCTTGGAGGGACTCACCTTGATGAGCCTATTGAAGAACAATTTAAGCGGCGAAATACCGGAAAGTATCGGTGAGTTGCCGAACCTCGAAACGTTACTCTTATGGAACAATTCGTTAAACGGTACTATTCCACAAATGCTGGGGTCCAACGCCAAGTTACAGAAGCTCGACCTGTCATCGAACACGCTCACCGGCCCAATCCCACCGAACCTTTGCCTTGGAAACAAGTTGACTAACCTTATTCTCTTCTCCAACAGGCTCGTCGATCAGCTGCCGACAACGTTAACAAGCTGCACTACTTTGTATCGGTTTCGGGTTCAAAACAACCAGCTCAACGGCTCCATCCCTTACGGTTTCGGGTCCTTGCCAAACCTTTCCTTCGTGGACCTGAGCGCGAACAATTTCACTGGGCCAATCCCACACGACATAGGCAATGCCGTGAAATTGGAGCAGTTGAACATCTCACAAAACCAGTTTGACTCCTTTTTGCCAGACAATATATGGAACGCCACGAACTTGATGATCTTCTCTGCCAGATCCGCCAACCTCATCGGGAAAATCCCGGACTTCATAGGGTGCAAAAGCCTGTACAAGATCGAGCTGCAAGGAAACTCCCTCAACGGTTCCATTCCTTGGGACATCGGCCATTGCGAGAGGCTTCTGTATTTCAATCTAAGCCATAATTCACTCACAGGAATAATCCCCTGGGAGATCTCCACCCTCCCCTCGATCACTGAGGTCGACCTTGCATGTAATTTCCTCACGGGGACGATCCCCTCCAATTTTGGTAACTGCACCACATTGGAAAGCTTCAACGTTTCCTACAATCTGCTAACCGGACCGATTCCATCCTTTGGCACGATATTCCCAAGCCTCCATCCGTCGTCGTTCTCGGGAAACGAGGGTCTCTGCGGAGGAATATTGGAGAAGCCCTGTGCGGCCGACACGTGGGCAGCTCCCGTCGAGGAGGCTAAGAAGCAACAGCCCAAGAGAACGGCCGGGGCCGTAGTGTGGATAATTGCGCTGGCCTTTGGAATCGGCCTGTTCGTACTCGCCGCCGGAACCCGGTGCTTCCATACGAATTACAGCCGTCGATTCAACAACGAGCGGGAGATCGGGCCGTGGCGATTGACCGCGTTCCAGAGGTTGAACTTCACGGCGGATGACGTGCTGGAGTGTTTGTCCACGACGGATAAGATATTGGGGATGGGGTCCACGGGGACAGTTTACAAGGCGGAGATGCCAGGTGGCGAGATCATAGCGGTTAAGAAGTTGTGGGGAAAGCACAAGGACAACGTGAGGAGGAGCAGAGGAGTGTTGGCGGAGGTGGACGTGTTAGGAAACGTGAGGCACAGGAACATAGTGAGATTGTTAGGGTGCTGTAGCAACAGGGAGTGCACCATGCTGCTCTACGAGTACATGCCCAACGGCAATTTGGACGATCTTTTGCACTCCAATAACAAGGGCGAAAATTTGGTGGCTGATTGGGTTACCAGGTACAAGATTGCTCTCGGGGTGGCTCAGGGGATTTGCTATCTTCACCACGACTGTGACCCAGTGATCGTGCACCGGGATCTGAAGCCCAGTAATATTTTGCTGGACGCTGATATGGAAGCCAGGGTGGCGGATTTTGGTGTCGCAAAGCTCATCCAAAGCGACGAGTCCATGTCGGTGATTGCCGGGTCCTATGGTTACATTGCGCCAG AATATGCTTATACCCTGCAAGTTGATGAAAAGAgtgatatatatagttttggGGTAGTGTTGATGGAGATTTTAAGCGGTAAAAGATCCGTGGATGCTGAATTTGGAGATGGGAACAGCGTTGTTGATTGGGTGAGGTCTAAGTTAAAGACCAAGGATGGTATCAATGACGTCTTGGACAAGAACGCCGGGGCTTCGTGTGCACCTGTCAGGGAGGAGATGATGCAAATGCTTAGAATTGCATTGCTTTGCACCAGTCGTAATCCGGCAGACCGGCCCTCCATGAGAGATGTTGTGTTGATGCTGCAAGAAGCAAAGCCCAAGAGGAAATTACTCGAGAACTTGGCGGACGGTGGTGGTTGTGATAGTGTGGTTATAAGTTGTGGCGGAGGTGGTGGTGAAATTCCTTTGGCACAAAAGCCAGCAGTGGATTAA